Proteins encoded by one window of Carassius auratus strain Wakin chromosome 8, ASM336829v1, whole genome shotgun sequence:
- the LOC113107948 gene encoding E1A-binding protein p400-like, with the protein MLSGQASRTSQAGESCEQRIAELRKEGQWSASRLPKLQEACRPKSHWDTCWRRCSGWRLTLPRKGAGRWLLPRSLCAHVHVTMLNRRRWRNVRKREEEMRLRHIASTIARGVDYFWSNIEQVVEIKLRFEIYDKRQKVLGLQKAVSKGQCAKVTQSTGEKSDKESKGQETGISRKRKSSTSLSDVEVHIEDEESTIEDQEAVEVAADQKAELAELTKEGK; encoded by the exons ATGCTCTCAGGACAAGCAAGCAGAACAAGCCAAGCTG GAGAGTCATGTGAACAGCGCATTGCAGAGCTCCGTAAAGAAGGCCAGTGGTCAGCTAGCCGCTTACCCAAGCTGCAGGAGGCCTGCAGGCCCAAATCCCACTGGGATACCTGCTGGAGGAGATGCAGTGGATGGCGGCTGACTTTGCCCAGGAAAGGCGCTGGAAGATGGCTGCTGCCAAGAAG CTTGTGCGCACATGTGCACGTTACCATGTTGAACAGAAGAAGATGGAGGAACGTGAGGAAGAGGGAGGAGGAGATGAGGCTGCGGCACATTGCCAGCACCATCGCCCGCGGGGTTGACTACTTCTGGTCCAATATTGAACAG GTTGTAGAAATCAAGCTGCGTTTTGAGATCTATGACAAACGACAAAAAGTTCTTGGCTTGCAGAAGGCTGTGAGTAAAG GCCAGTGTGCTAAAGTGACCCAGTCCACTGGAGAGAAGTCTGATAAAGAGAGTAAGGGG CAAGAGACTGGCATATCCCGCAAGAGAAAGTCAAGCACCTCGCTGTCGGATGTAGAGGTACATA TTGAAGATGAGGAAAGTACAATAGAGGATCAGGAAGCTGTGGAGGTGGCAGCTGATCAGAAAGCAGAGCTGGCCGAACTAACAAAGGAAG GAAAGTAG
- the LOC113107486 gene encoding glutathione S-transferase theta-1: MPLELYLDLHSQPCRSVFLFAQINKIPFEFKAVDLSAGEQYGEEFGKVSIIRKVPVLKDGDFILTESIAILQYLAAKHRTPDHWYPADLQKRARVDEFLSWQHTNIRTHGSKVFWFRGVVPAVTGAPVSKEKMDAAVEDLNASLKTFEDKFLQSRPFIIGDKISLADLVAIVEIMQPVGTGLDVFQGRPVLSAWRDRVKKELGVEVFDEAHKVIMNVDTLPQTFEKKGLPEFLKLKLQKMFN; encoded by the exons ATGCCACTGGAACTGTATCTCGATTTGCATTCCCAGCCATGCCGCTCCGTCTTCCTATTTGCCCAGATAAATAAAATTCCCTTTGAATTCAAAGCCGTGGATTTATCTGcag GTGAACAATATGGAGAGGAATTTGGTAAGGTCAGCATCATAAGGAAAGTTCCTGTCCTCAAAGATGGAGATTTTATTCTAACAGAGAG TATAGCTATACTACAGTACTTGGCAGCGAAACATCGCACTCCTGACCACTGGTATCCAGCTGACCTGCAGAAGCGTGCACGAGTCGACGAGTTTCTCTCCTGGCAGCACACGAACATAAGAACTCATGGGTCAAAGGTTTTCTGGTTCAGG GGGGTCGTACCTGCAGTCACTGGGGCCCCGGTGTCTAAGGAGAAAATGGATGCTGCTGTGGAGGACCTCAACGCATCTTTGAAAACCTTTGAGGACAAGTTTCTTCAGAGCAGGCCATTTATAATTGGAGATAAAATATCTCTGGCTGATCTTGTAGCTATCGTGGAGATAATGCAG CCGGTCGGTACAGGTCTAGATGTGTTTCAAGGCAGACCTGTTCTGAGTGCCTGGAGAGACAGAGTTAAGAAGGAGCTCGGTGTGGAAGTCTTCGATGAAGCCCATAAGGTTATCATGAACGTTGATACATTGCCACAAACCTTTGAGAAAAAAGGTTTACCAGAGTTTCTCAAGCTAAAGTTGCAGAAAATGTTTAACTGA
- the LOC113106811 gene encoding P2X purinoceptor 7-like → MKETDLKGSIYNRYKNPYCPIFRLGDIVSEAKEKFSEIAVEGGVIGIQINWDCDLNHIFHSCLPKYSFRRLDEKESNRTLYPGLNFRFARYSIVNGEQQRTLFKMYGIRFDVMVFGKAGKFSIIQLIIYIGSTLSYYALVSNP, encoded by the exons ATGAAAGAAACGGACCTTAAAGGTAGCATTTATAATCGCTACAAAAATCCATACTGCCCCATTTTCCGTTTGGGAGACATCGTGAGTGAGGCCAAGGAAAAGTTTTCAGAGATAGCAGTGGAG GGTGGTGTGATCGGGATCCAGATCAACTGGGACTGTGACCTGAACCACATCTTTCACAGCTGTCTGCCCAAATACTCATTCCGCCGCTTGGACGAAAAAGAAAGCAACCGAACCTTGTACCCTGGGCTCAATTTCAG GTTTGCAAGATACTCTATTGTGAATGGTGAGCAGCAGCGAACGCTCTTTAAAATGTATGGGATTAGGTTTGATGTGATGGTGTTTGGGAAG GCTGGAAAGTTCAGCATCATTCAGCTAATCATCTACATTGGATCTACGCTCTCATATTATGCTCTTGTGAGTAACCCTTAA
- the LOC113107485 gene encoding taste receptor type 2 member 40-like encodes MTLVGQVLFFVALLIVGVSGNIFNLIFTIQQQVKTRSVQTVNLILNVISINNIILVLATFVLVVSIFQDPLIWCIRPYPLSIRTEIYLMMSCSFISFWAIAWLSLFYCIKVVNFSSECFRALKRNISSVINAAVLLSCVFSSLLFFPMFSLDAADSMEQNYNVNDIGNLTCPLPSFTIQMNANAYAAAILCLLCPIPLTIMLPTSLRMVIHLCAHTLALKKNQTQVQGSDSYLLVCKITVSLVGVYMSTLCIVALFIIIRLIGLSITYHILASAFSFYSGMTSLLLTASNRYLKEKLWSLFCFWKAEEQGSKSQTVVTGDV; translated from the coding sequence ATGACCCTCGTTGGGCAAGTTCTTTTTTTTGTCGCACTTTTGATAGTTGGTGTTTCTGGAAACATTTTTAACCTCATTTTTACTATACAACAGCAAGTGAAGACCAGGAGCGTTCAGACTGTCAATTTGATCCTAAACGTCATCTCCATCAACAACATTATCTTGGTACTCGCCACCTTCGTGTTGGTGGTTAGTATCTTTCAGGATCCCCTGATTTGGTGCATCAGGCCATATCCTTTATCTATTCGGACTGAAATATATCTAATGATGAGTTGTAGCTTCATCAGCTTCTGGGCCATTGCATGGCTGAGTCTCTTCTACTGCATCAAAGTTGTGAATTTCTCCTCTGAGTGCTTCCGAGCACTGAAGAGGAACATCTCCTCTGTGATCAACGCTGCAGTGCTGCTGAGCTGTGTGTTCTCCTCCTTGTTGTTCTTTCCTATGTTCTCACTCGATGCAGCAGATTCAATGGAACAAAATTACAACGTGAACGACATTGGCAACTTGACCTGTCCACTGCCCTCCTTCACTATACAGATGAACGCAAACGCATACGCTGCTGCTATTCTTTGCCTCCTCTGCCCGATCCCTCTGACGATCATGCTGCCTACCTCTCTCAGAATGGTCATCCATCTATGCGCCCACACGCTGGCTCTCAAGAAGAACCAGACCCAGGTGCAAGGATCTGACTCGTACCTCCTGGTGTGCAAGATTACTGTCTCCCTGGTGGGAGTTTATATGTCCACTCTGTGTATCGTGGCTTTGTTTATCATTATAAGGTTAATTGGGCTGTCTATCACCTACCACATCTTAGCAAGTgcctttagtttttacagtggCATGACTTCTCTCCTTCTGACAGCTTCAAACAGGTATCTGAAAGAGAAGCTCTGGAGTCTGTTCTGCTTTTGGAAGGCAGAGGAACAAGGTAGTAAAAGCCAGACAGTTGTGACAGGGGATGTGTGA
- the LOC113106812 gene encoding P2X purinoceptor 4-like, which yields MLVHQQLENTFFVLTNVILTPGQRQSKCPETPSEVTKCESDSDCKEGYSDVHGNGVQTGHCVQYSDKIKTCEVQAWCPLENDANIPKPAVLGAAEDFTVLIKNNIQYPKFKFKKRNILPHINSTYLKSCMFNRQTDPDCPIFRLGDMVTEAGEDFIVMALKGGIIGIFIDWNCDLDFSERFCIPKYSFSRLDNKNPENNVAPGYNFRFAKYYKNNESIDTRTLIKAFGIRFDVIVFGMAGKFNIVPTIVNLGATLAFLSLTAAICDWVMLTCMKDRDNYAKHKFIHLNQNGDSMPLSSMETSSYGTP from the exons GAAAACACTTTCTTTGTGTTAACAAATGTGATTCTGACTCCAGGCCAGAGACAGAGCAAGTGTCCTGAG ACTCCGAGTGAAGTCACTAAGTGTGAATCTGACAGTGATTGCAAAGAAGGATACAGTGATGTCCATGGCAATG GTGTTCAGACTGGACATTGTGTGCAGTACTCTGATAAGATCAAAACCTGTGAGGTGCAGGCATGGTGTCCTCTTGAAAATGACGCCAATATTCCAAA ACCTGCTGTTCTAGGTGCAGCAGAGGACTTTACAGTGCTCATCAAAAACAACATACAATATCCAAAgttcaaatttaaaaa GCGAAACATTCTGCCTCACATCAACTCCACATActtaaaaagctgcatgtttaatcGTCAAACAGACCCAGACTGTCCTATTTTTCGTCTGGGGGACATGGTAACTGAAGCAGGAGAGGACTTCATTGTCATGGCTCTTAAA GGTGGCATTATTGGGATTTTCATTGACTGGAATTGTGACTTGGACTTCTCGGAACGTTTCTGCATTCCCAAGTATTCTTTTAGCAGACTGGACAacaaaaatcctgaaaataacGTTGCCCCTGGCTACAATTTCCG ATTTGCAAAGtattataaaaacaatgaaagCATTGACACACGGACATTGATAAAGGCCTTTGGAATCCGCTTTGATGTCATTGTGTTTGGGATG GCTGGTAAATTCAATATTGTGCCCACTATTGTCAATCTTGGTGCCACTCTTGCCTTTCTCAGTTtg ACGGCTGCTATTTGTGACTGGGTCATGCTTACTTGTATGAAAGACCGTGACAACTATGCCAAACATAAATTCATTCACCTGAACCAAAACGGTGACAGTATGCCACTG AGCTCCATGGAGACAAGCTCATATGGGACTCCATGA
- the LOC113107487 gene encoding P2X purinoceptor 4-like — MPCTLLNLCEYDTQKLVKIKNVRLGSLKWTLNGVILMFICIMMLWNKEYQKYDPVQSSVTTKVKGVANITIPDIGEVVWDVVDYSGPYQGRNSFFVATNVIVTNQKQGKCPEVLPHGKQCQTDKDCEEGLSNQLNHGVQTGACVKLDIQKKTCEVTAWCPIENKRNPRPAILASAENFTVMIKNNIRFPAFNYIRRNILPEMKETDLKGCIYNRYKNPYCPIFRLGDIVSEAKEKFSEIAVEGGVIGIQINWDCDLNHIFHSCLPKYSFRRLDEKESNRTLYPGLNFRFARYSIVNGEQQRTLFKMYGIRFDVMVFGKAGKFSIIQLIIYIGSTLSYYALTTMFLDWLIGTGCYSKEAKQNYTERKFEVIQDQEECFLCVSFVDEDQLRVVKKSDGKYNGLRLYQAVPSQTDFNR, encoded by the exons ATGCCTTGCACTCTGCTGAACCTCTGTGAATATGACACGCAAAAACTCGTCAAAATCAAGAACGTCAGACTCGGGTCGCTGAAATGGACGTTAAACGGAGTTATCTTGATGTTCATTTG CATCATGATGTTATGGAATAAAGAATATCAAAAGTACGATCCTGTCCAGAGTTCTGTTACCACAAAGGTTAAGGGAGTTGCAAATATAACTATACCAGACATTGGAGAAGTTGTGTGGGATGTGGTGGACTACAGTGGACCATATCAG GGAAGAAACTCCTTTTTTGTGGCAACAAATGTCATTGTAACAAACCAAAAACAAGGTAAATGCCCCGAG GTTCTGCCACATGGGAAACAGTGTCAAACAGATAAAGACTGTGAGGAAGGTCTTTCTAATCAACTTAACCATG gTGTTCAAACAGGTGCCTGTGTGAAGTTAGATATACAAAAGAAAACATGTGAAGTTACAGCTTGGTGCCCCATTGAGAACAAGAGGAATCCCAG GCCTGCTATTTTGGCATCTGCAGAAAATTTCACTGTGATGATCAAGAATAACATCAGATTTCCAGCATTTAATTATATAAG AAGAAACATCCTGCCTGAAATGAAAGAAACGGACCTTAAAGGTTGCATTTATAATCGCTACAAAAATCCATACTGCCCCATTTTCCGTTTGGGAGACATCGTGAGTGAGGCCAAGGAGAAATTTTCAGAGATAGCAGTGGAG GGTGGTGTGATCGGGATCCAGATCAACTGGGACTGTGACCTGAACCACATCTTTCACAGCTGTCTGCCCAAATACTCATTCCGCCGCTTGGACGAAAAAGAAAGCAACCGAACCTTGTATCCTGGGCTCAATTTCAG GTTTGCAAGATACTCTATTGTGAATGGTGAGCAGCAGCGAACGCTCTTTAAAATGTATGGGATTAGGTTTGATGTGATGGTGTTTGGGAAG GCTGGAAAGTTCAGCATCATTCAGCTAATCATCTACATTGGATCTACGCTCTCATATTATGCTCTT ACAACAATGTTCCTGGACTGGCTTATTGGGACCGGCTGTTACTCCAAAGAGGCAAAACAGAACTACACTGAGAGGAAGTTTGAGGTCATTCAGGACCAAGAAGAG TGCTTCCTTTGTGTGTCATTTGTGGATGAGGATCAATTAAGGGTGGTGAAAAAATCTGATGGGAAATACAATGGTCTTAGACTCTATCAGGCCGTACCGTCTCAGACAGACTTCAATAGATAA
- the LOC113107949 gene encoding P2X purinoceptor 4-like — protein MLVHQQLENTFFVLTNVILTPGQRQSKCPETPSEVTKCESDSDCKEGYSDVHGNGVQTGHCVQYSDKIKTCEVQAWCPLENDANIPKPAVLSAAEDFTVLIKNNIQYPKFKFKKRNILPHINSTYLKSCMFNRKTDPDCPIFRLGDMVTEAGEDFSVMALKGGIIGIFIDWNCDLDFSERFCIPKYSFSRLDNKNPENNVAPGYNFRFAKYYKNNESIDTRTLIKAFGIRFDVIVFGMAGKFNIVPTIVNLGATLAFLSLTAAICDWVMLTCMKDRDNYAKHKFIHLNQNGDSMPLSSMETSSYGTP, from the exons ATGTTAGTGCACCAACAGTT AGAAAACACTTTCTTTGTGTTAACAAATGTGATTCTGACTCCAGGCCAGAGACAGAGCAAGTGTCCTGAG ACTCCGAGTGAAGTCACTAAGTGTGAATCTGACAGTGATTGCAAAGAAGGATACAGTGATGTCCATGGCAATG GTGTTCAGACTGGACATTGTGTGCAGTACTCTGATAAGATCAAAACCTGTGAGGTGCAGGCATGGTGTCCTCTTGAAAATGACGCCAATATTCCAAA ACCAGCTGTTCTAAGTGCAGCAGAGGACTTTACAGTGCTCATCAAAAACAACATACAATATCCAAAgttcaaatttaaaaa GCGAAACATTCTGCCTCACATCAACTCCACATActtaaaaagctgcatgtttaatcGTAAAACAGACCCAGACTGTCCTATTTTTCGTCTGGGGGACATGGTAACTGAAGCAGGAGAGGACTTCAGCGTCATGGCTCTTAAA GGTGGCATTATTGGGATTTTCATTGATTGGAATTGTGACTTGGACTTCTCGGAACGTTTCTGCATTCCCAAGTATTCTTTTAGCAGACTGGACAacaaaaatcctgaaaataacGTTGCCCCTGGCTACAATTTCCG ATTTGCAAAGtattataaaaacaatgaaagCATTGACACACGGACATTGATAAAGGCCTTTGGAATCCGCTTTGATGTCATTGTGTTTGGGATG GCTGGTAAATTCAATATTGTGCCCACTATTGTCAATCTTGGTGCCACTCTTGCCTTTCTCAGTTTg ACGGCTGCTATTTGTGACTGGGTCATGCTTACTTGTATGAAAGACCGTGACAACTATGCCAAACATAAATTCATTCACCTGAACCAAAACGGTGACAGTATGCCACTG AGCTCCATGGAGACAAGCTCATATGGGACTCCATGA